The genomic interval CGTTATTTGACAACGTTACATAGTCTGCAATGTCCTTCAGAGATTGAATGGCGTTGCCCATTGCTACACCAAGTCCGGCAGCGATAATCATTTCATTATCATTCCATGCATCGCCAAGGGCGATTGTTTGGTCCATTGTACAGCCAAGATGCTCGGCCATAAATTTCAGTGCATGCCCTTTAGTGCCTTCCTTATGCATGAACTCTAAATAGTGCGCTTTGGATTTAGTAATATGCACGCGATCACCGATTAGAGGCTTAAGCTGCTCAGCGATTTCATCGAGGCGAGCCGGATCATCGATAATAAGCATTTTGTTCATCGGAAAGTCGAGCAATTTGTTGAAGTCAGGCTCTATTTTGTAAGGGATATTGGCAAGCTTAGAATAAGCTTTGATTTTGTCATTGTCATGAGTGCTGTAAAGCTCATCGTCAACGTAAAGCTGCAGGTGCAAGCCGTTCTCTTCAGCGAAAGCGTGAAGCTCTTTAGCCGCATCAATCGGTACGTTTCTTTCATACAGGACTTGTCCATCAAGCAGTGTTTTGACGAGTGCCCCTTGATAGGTAATAATAGGAACATTGAGTTCAATTTGCTTAGCAATTTTTTGAGCGGAAGCAAACATGCGGCCTGTTGCCAGTGTAACCGTTACACCTTGGGCAATAGCAGCTTCCATGGCACGCTTCGTGCCTTCCGTTACGGTTAGGTCATCCGTTAATAACGTGTCGTCAACATCAATCGCGATAAGTTTATACATACTAGCGGTAAAGCTCCTCTCCAGCTCTCTATATTTAAATATAAGAAGTTATAAGTTCTACATGTATAACTAGGCTTATATTTCGCTGCGAAACGATTGCAGACGCCGCCAAAGACGGCGTTGGCCGTTTGCGCTTTGATTAGGTTGATTGTAGCTAAAATGATCCAGACATTCAAGACTAGGCTTATGCTTTCGAAGTAAGTTTTACTTCGTAAAACTAGGTTTATGCTTACGAAGTAAGTTTTACTTCGTAAAACTTTTGAGGAGATGAACAGATGAACTATTTTACATCAGCGGCAGCAAAACAAAGATTTCTGACTCTCTGCGTCATGGGAGCTGTATTATTTACTGCTCTTGGCTTTGCAATAGGGTTTTTCTGGATGGGGAATCAGTATCCGATGATCAAGGAGCCGACCTTTAAGCAATTTACGGTTTCATACAACAAAATTATGAATGACTATTTAAACGGAGCTGAGCCGAAGAAGCTGATTAATGGCGCAATTGCAGGCATGGTTAGCTCGCTTGAGGACCCGTATTCCCGATATTTGGCTGAGGAAAAGGGCAGTGCCTATACCCAGTCCTATGAGGGCGAAATATATGGAATTGGTGCTGAATTGCGCGAAGAGGAAGGCATGTTCATCATTACCGGGCTCACGAAGGGAGCTCCAGCCGAGCGAGGAGGCTTACTGACGGGCGATATCATTCTCTCGGTAGATAATCAGAAGCTGGCTGGAAAGACGTTTGAGGAGCTGCTTGGCCTTGTTAGAGGCAAGGAAGGAACATCAGTTTCGCTGCAGATTCAGCGCCCGAATCAAGTTGAGCCGATAACATTAAAGCTGAAGCGGGAAGCTATTCCAGTGCATACGGTAACGTCTGAGCTTCTTGAAGGCGGTATCGGGCATGTTACGATTAGCCGTTTCGCTGAGAAAACTGCGGATGAATTTGAAGCTGCAATTACGGAGCTGCAGGCGAAGCAGCCGCTTAAAGGATTGCTGCTGGATATGCGATCCAATCCCGGGGGATTGCTGCAGCCAACTATTAAGATTGCGAGCAAGCTTATACCAAAAAACAAGGTTATTTTGAATGTCGTGTACAAAAATGAGCGGCAAACGATTTCGTATAAGTCTGATCAGAAGAAGGAATGGAAAGTGCCGATTGTAGTACTCGTGAATGGACAATCTGCAAGCGCGAGCGAGGTGCTGACGGCTGCGTTAAAGGAATCAGCGGGAGCAACAGTTGTCGGTGAAAAAACGTATGGCAAAGGTGTTGTACAAGCTTTTAATCAGTTTAAGGACGGTTCTGTCTTAAGCTTAACGGAAGCGCAGTGGAAGACGCCGGGCGGCACTTGGATTAACAAAACAGGCGTTTCACCGGATTTTGCAGTAGCCCTTCCCGAATATACGAAACTAAGACCGCTTGCGATTGGTACACATATGAAGATAGGCAGCTATGGCGAGGATGTAAAGACGCTGCAGATGATGCTGAAGGAGCTCGGTTATTCTCTTACAGGACAAGAAGGCATGTTCGATAAACAAACAGCAGCAGCATTAACTAAGTTCCAAAAAGCCGAGAAGCTGGAGGCTACGGGCAGTTTCAATGACAAAACGGGGTATAAGCTGCTGGAGCGTCTACGCGAGAAGCTTGGACGCGAGGACAGTCAGCTGATTAAAGGGTTAGAGGTTCTCAAAAACGGCAGTTGACAACGGGGATGATAATCATTATCATTAAATAGGAAGCAAATCCTTCGTTGCGCTGCGGGGTGTATCTTATGAAGAAGATTAAGTATTGCAAACGGAATCTCAAGAACGGTTTGGAGCCGGTTTATAAGGCGATGAAAAATCGATATCCGGATATTAAGCAGAAAAAAAGTGATTGCCTTGGCGATTGCAAAACCTGCAAGCTAGAGTGCTTCGTCGTGGTCAAGTCGAAGACGGTTAGCGCGCCGTCCGCAGAGAAGCTCTATAAGCGATTGAAAAAAATGATCGGGTAGCTTAAATTTCAATAAATTAACAAGAACGGCATTTGCCGTTCTTTATTTTTATGTTAGAATAAGTACAATCTAGGAAAGCTGAGGTGCATAAGCATGAATGATGGATTAGCAGAAGCATTAAATGAACAGATGAATTTTGAATTTTATTCAGCGCATGTGTATCTGGCAATGGCGGCTTACTGTTCAGGTGAAAGTCTTGATGGTTTCGCTAACTTCTTCATTGTACAGGCTGAGGAAGAACGGTTTCATGCAATGAAAATATACAAGTTTCTGAATGACCGTGGTCGTCGTGCTACGCTGTCTGCTCTTGGAGAGCCGAATAACGAATACTCTTCCATTTTGGACACTTTCGAGCAAGGTTACGGACATGAGCAGCAAAATACAAAACGTTTCTATAATTTATCTGACCTTGCGATCAACGATCGCGAGCATGCAACGATCAACTTCCTCAAATGGTTTATCGATGAGCAGGTTGAAGAAGAGGCGTTGTTTGATAACATTATCCATAAGCTGAAACGCATCGACAAGGATAGCAATGCATTCTATATGCTTGATGCTGAGTTCGCTGGACGTTCCTTCACTCCTCCAGCAGTTTAAGCTGGACACCGCAATAATGAATAATAAGGGGATGTGCCGGAAGTAGAGAAATCTACTTTCGATACATCCCCTTTTTTCGATTGAGTGGTTATTCAGCCTTTAAGCAATTGCTCCACTATTCGATTGGCTGCTGCTGCGGTAGAAATCCCATGTTCGTCAGCTGCTTGAAATACGTTCATCAGTGTACCATTTATTTTCTCAACCTTCTGCTGTGCTGTCGCAGCATCCCCGCCAATAAGCTCAACAGAGGTTACGATGATGCCGCCTGCGTTAATCACATAATCTGGTGCATACAAAATGCCAAGCTCATGAAGCTTCTCGCCATGGCGGCTTTCGGCTAATTGATTGTTCGCTGCCCCAGCAACAATGCTGCAGTCTAGCTGGCCTAATGTAAAATCATTTAGGATGCCACCTAAGGCACATGGCGAGAAGACATCGCAAGGTATGCGCATAATGACGTTTGGCTTGCAAGGAATTGCCCCAAACTCCTCGACAACCTTCTTCACTCGTTTTGAATCAACGTCCGTTACAACGAGCTCTGCGCCCGCATGCTTTAAATAGCGGCATAGCTGATAGCCTACTTTTCCTAATCCTTGAACGGCAATGATTTTTTGCTGCATATTTTCGGAACCGTAAACCGTTTTGAGAGAGGCCTGAATGCCAAGGAAAACGCCGTATGCGGTCATTTTAGCTGTGAAATCATTTACTGCACCGAGCGATCCTGATACATCAGTTACATAGGGTGTCTCGAGGCGAACCCAGTCCATATCCGAAACATCTGTACCCAGATCCATACCGGTAATATAGCTTCCTTGCAGGTTTTGAATATGCTGGCCTAGCGCCCGAAACAATATTTCCCGCGAGCTTTGACCGGGTTGGCTTAGAATGACAGCTTTGCCGCCGCCAAATGGCAAACCTGAGATCGCTGATTTATAGGTCATTCCCTGCGCTAACCGCAGCGCATCGAGGACAGCAGCTTCATCGCTGGCATATTGCCAAAACCGGCAACCGCCGAGGGAAGGACCAAGCTTTGTGCTGTCTATTGCAATAATTGCCTTTAAACCGATAGAACGATCCTGGAGGAAGATGAGCTGCTCATAGCTTTGATTCCATACATCCAAGTGGATTCCTCCTTTGAGGTCTGCTTGTCGCGCTTCTTGTATGTAGTGTATTCATTGCTGCTATCATGAGCTACGTCATGTGTCTCAAGCCGCACCAATAAAGCGGGCAAAATTAATCATAGTAATTCTCTACCAGATCGGGCACAAATAATTTGTTATAGTGGAATGGAATAGATTCATCATTTGCAAACAGCTAGGATGGTTTCAAGATATAAAATAGATAATGAAAAAGGATGAGATACCCTTGCAATTATTTCCTGTAGCATACTCGCTATTATCAACCGAAGCTTTATTGTCGCATATTAAAGCCCACTATGGCATTCATGAACCCGCTCGTCTGCACTATTTTCTGAGAGGGATGAACGATACTTATATTTTAGAGACGGAGCAAGGCAAATACATATTTAGAGTGTACCGAGCCGACCGGAGAAACCAATCAGAGATTGCTTTTGAATTAGATTTATTAAACGATCTTCATGCAAAAGGGATAAGCGTGTCCGTACCGATTGAGAAAAATGACGGCACATTTATTAATGAGTTTTTGGTCCCTGAGGGTATGAAGTACGGAGTAATGTTTAGTTTTGCTGATGGTCAAGAAAAGCGTATGCAGCATCCAGAAGACAGTCGTCTATTTGGCGCATCCGTTGCTCAAATTCATCAAGCTGCTGACGATTTCACCTCTGAGCACACAAGGGGAGAGCTCGATTTGGAGCATTTGATAGACAAACCGCTTCGCATAATTAAGAAACATATGGAAAATCGGAAAGAGGATTATCAATTTCTATATGAGCTGGTTATGCGCTTAAAAGATCAGCTTAACATTCATCTGAAAGCAGGGCTGGACTTTGGAATTTGTCATGGGGATTTGCATGGCAATACGAATGTCGCTTTTACGGAGAATGGGACATTGACGCATTATGATTTTGATATTTGCGGTTATGGCTGGCGAGCTTATGACATTGCAGAATTTAGACTGGCAAGAGAAATTCATAGCAGGCACGATAAAGATGAGGTTGAACGTCTTTGGGATGCATTTATTTGCGGATACAGAGAAATCAGATCTATAGGCGAAAATGATATTCAAGCTGTTCCGATATTCGTAGCGCTTAGGCAGCTTTGGCTCTTTAGCTTATGCTTCAGTGAATCTGAGTTGATCGGAGCAGCTGATTTTGATGACGGATTTATCGACAGCAAGATGGAGTATTTTAGAAATTTAGTGTAGATGTCACAAAAAAACTCATCTTATCGTTATATGTGCAAACATGCACAGGAGCTGATGGAGATGAAAGAGAAAAAGGAAATAACATGTGTCATTATTGGCGGCGGTTATGCAGGCATTAACGCCCTCAAGACAATACGAAAAACATTGCAGCCGGAATTAGGAGCTGGGAAGCTCCGTTTAATTCTGATTGATAAGCAGCCATACCATCTTCGGAAGGTATTGCTGTTCAAGCCGGCTGTTAATGATGATAATATTGTTGTTCCTTTTGGCAGCTTGTTTCCGGATGGCGTGGAATTTATTCAAGGAATGGTAATGACCATAGAAAAAAGGGATAAGCGGTTATTGTATCAAGATGAGAGCGGGCAGGAGCAGCATTTAAAATACGATATTCTCATTTTGGCAGCTGGAAGCGTTATTCGTCAGCCCGATGCCGATCAGGGCGGTATTGCCTTGACTGGACTCGCAAGCGCAGCTCATATTCGAGAGCTTTGGCATGAAAACTTGAGAAAAGCGGTAAAGGAAACAAGCCGTGCGGAGCGTCAAAGATGGATGACTGTTGCCGTTGCAGGGGCGGGGATAAGCGGAATCGAATCATCTGCTGAGCTTGTCTATGCTTTGCGTAAGGAAGCAAGTGCACTCGGACTTGATCCGTCAGAGGTGATTCTCTACTTGCTAAATGCGCAGGATAGATTATTTCAGGAGGGACCGGCAAAGGTTGGCATGAAGCTGGAGCGCTTGCTTAAGGGCAGCGGAGTGACCGTTCTGCATGGACGCAAAGCTATTCGTGAGAGGGAAGGGGATCTTCTCTTATCGGATGGTGAGATTTTAAAGGTCGGCTTATGTATTTGGACGCTTGGCTTGCTGCCTAATCCGATGCTCAGAAGCATGGGGCTGCCGCTTACCGCACATGGTCGAGTCATTGTGGACGCTAATTACCGTGTGAAAGAAGCACCTGGGATATACAGCATTGGCGACTGTGCTCAAATTGTTGACCCTGTGAGCGGGCTAACGGATGGGATGACGTGCAAGGAAGCGACTGCACAAGCAGATAGGCTGGGGAAGGTCATAACGGCAGATGTAATGGGTCATTCTGCACCTGTTCACAAGAGCTATATTGATTTTTTCTGTTTTGGTCTCGGGCCAGAGCGGGGAATGGTATGGACAAGGCAATGGGGCCTCGACATTGTCATAACGGGGAAGCTTGGATGGAAGGTACGGAAAATGACTTGGGATTATGCGAGTCTCATAAAATGATAAAAGCAGCATTTGTTATGAAACGAGGGATGGTGAAATGAAAGAGCTTTACCTGCAATATAAAGCGCTTTTGTTCAAAATCGCATACCAGCTTACGGGTTCGGCTGCTGACGCTGAGGATATCGTGCAGGATGTTTTCGTGAAGGCATATGATATAGATCCAGAGAGCATAGCCGAGCCGAAAGCTTATTTGTGCAAAATGGCGACAAACCGCAGCTTGGATTTGCTAAAGTCTGCCCGAAAGCAGCGAGAGCGGTACGTTGGGCCGTGGCTCCCAGAACCCATTATTACAGAAGAGACGGATGCACTGGATGCCGTTATTCACCACGATTTGTTGTCTTATGCAATGCTGGTTTTGCTTGAACGGTTAACCCCCTCGGAGCGTGCCGTATTTGTGCTTCGTGAAGCGCTGGGCTTCGATTATTCGGATATTGCAAAGCTAATAGAAAAAAGCGAAGTCAATTGTCGAAAGCTGCTGAGCCGTGCGCGAGACAAAATGGGGATTTCCGAGGCTGAACCTGTTCATGCGCAGCCTGCAGGTGAAGAATGGGTTCGTCGTTTTGTATTGGAGCTTGCGGAGGGCAATGTGAAGGAGGTCCTTTCTCTGCTTGCAGAGGAGGTTGTACTCCTTTCAGATGGCGGAGGTAAAGTGTCTGCTGCTATTCATCCTATTAAAACACGCGAAAACGTTTCTCGGTTTCTATTCGGTTTGGTTCAAAAAGGACCACTTGCTGATGGCAGTGTGAAAGCCGAGCTTAGAATTCTGAACGGTCAGACGGGACTTGTTTTACGATCAGATAAAGGAATCGAGGGGGTTACTCTTTTCCATGTGGTGCAGGGGGGCGCACTCCATCTATACATTGTAAGAAATCCGGATAAGCTGAAACTGTTGAAATTGTATACTGGCGGATCATCATGAGGGAGGTGTCTTCATTTGAAGTTAATTGACGAGACCGTTGTAAAATTAGCAGAAGCCTTTCAACTGCCTGAACGCATATTTAAAATAGATGATTTGCCATGGGTTCCTTTTGATAAAAATCATACCTGTTATTTCAAACCTTTACGTTTTGATCTGAGCACGGGAACATGGATTTATTTATTCAAAATAAAAAGCAATCAAGTGTTAGGCAAGCATAGGCATACCGGCGGATCTGTGATCGGGTATAACATTCAAGGGAAATGGCGATATGAGGGGCGCGATTGGGCAGCCACCCCGGGAACCTTTATTTATGAGCCGCCCGGAGATATTCATACGCTCACAACGGAAGACGAGGAAGTGCTGACGCTCTTTATATTAGGGGGAGCGCTCCAATACTTCGATGACAACGATGAGATTACCGGACAAGATGATATTTTCACTGTACTACAGAAGTATAAGGATTTTTGCGCACAAAATAATATACAGGAAAATCATGAGTTGATTTATTAATGCTGAGAGTAAAAATAGGAGAGATTATTGTGATGACACAACATGCAAAACACATCATTGAGGGAAATTCGGTATTATTGCGTCCAGCAAAGGAGTCCGATATAGAGGCTTATTTAACTTTTTTACAAGATACGGAGATGAACCTGCTGACAGGGTCACAAAAAGCTTTTACACGTGAGGAAATCGAAGCTTGGATTCGCAAAATTAGCGTCATAAACGAAGACCGATTTGATTCCATGATTATATTGAAGGAAACAGGAGAGCTGCTCGGCGAGGTTGTACTAAATGATATGGATACGATCAATCGCAGCGCGAATATACGTATCGGTATTCAAGGGACGCAGCATCGCGGCAAAGGTTATGGTACAGAAGCGCTGCTTCTCATGCTTAGATACGGCTTTCAAAAGTTGAATTTGCACCGAATCCATCTCGGCGTTTACGCTTTTAATCCGCGCGCCATCCATGTATATGAGAAGATCGGATTTCACCGCGAGGGAGTAGAGAGGGACGCTTTGTTTATGGATGGGAAGTTTCATGATCTCATTACAATGTCTATATTAGAGGATGAGTTCGACGCGCTATATGGAGCATAAAACAAACAAATAAAGCGCCAATCGAGGACACGGTTCATTCCATGTACGGGATTGGCGCTTTTTTTTGTAGCTACATCTCGTTAGAATGGAGCGCAAGGAAGGAGTCAACGAGCTCAGGGTCAAAATGCAGCCCGCGCTGTTCACTAATATATTCCAGCGCCCGTTCTTCGGACCATTTTTCTTTGTAGGGACGAGTGCTGGTCAATGCATCATAAACATCAACGACGCTGACGATACGTGCTTCAATAGGAATGTTTTCTCCGACAAGCTGATGCGGGTAGCCGGTGCCGTCCCATTTTTCATGATGGTATAAAATAATATTTTTACCCATTTCGAGCTCAAGCTTAAATAAATCATCTGTAAGCTCAGCATAAATTTTATCAATGATATCAACGCCAATTTGGGTGTGCATCTCAACAATGTTTCGTTCGTAATAAGCGAGAGGACCCGGCTTATATAGAATGCCCTCCGGAATTCCTGATTTGCCGATATCGTGCAAAATGCTCGCATGCGAAATGCGGTTCACTGCTTCCTCCGTCCAGCATAATTGCATGCGTTCATTATGGAAGTGAGTGAGCCGTTCCGTTAAATCCCGCACACGGACGAGATGCTGCTCGATGCCCGGATCACGAATTTCACAAGAAATGGCGAGCACCTTAAGCATCGAGCTTTGAATGGAGCCGATGCGCTCCTCTGGTAAATAGAAGCCGCTCTTTAACTTCTCCAGCTCACGAAAAATACCGATATAATAGGTTACCCCTTCGATTTGCAGAGGTGTTATGGTAATGGAGGAATGCCAAATGCTGCTGTCTCTTCGCCGATTTGTTAGTACGCCTGACCATGGCAAGCCTTGTTTAAGAGCTTGCTTCATCTGATCATGCGTTTCCTTTGGTGTATAGGATGTTCGCAGGATGCCAGCCTTTTTCCCTGCTATATCTTGTGATGAGTAGCCCGTAACCTTCTCGTAGGACGGATTGACTGCAAGAATATGATGTTCTATATCTGTGATGATCACAGCATCAGCTAGTTTAAGGTAATGGACTAGGTGTTCATTCATGTTGCAAATCGTTTCTCCTCACTTCTTTTTCTTCGGCAATATCTTTGTGCCTTGCTCCATTGGAGACTGGCATAATGGGCAAGCACGAGTCTCTGATTGTGAATCCTCGTACGTAATAATACGCTGCCATACCTCGCAGGAATCGCTAGTACATAACCATGCAAGAGCAGATTCTGTATCACCGTCCTCTTCTTCACCAGACATAAAGGCAGAGCGGATGAACCTTGATAGTTCAGCTGGTTTTCCCCGGTACAGAGCAGGGGAGCTGATATACAACTCCTCTTGGGCTCTAGTAACAGCAACATAGGCGAGTCTTCTTTCTTCCTCCAGCGCTTCTGCCAGTGCGTTGTCGCCTGTTTGAATGGAGCTCCGGTCACTATGCTTATCCGCAGCTAATGCAGAGCTATGCGGTAAAATGCCTTCTGAGGCACCGATGACGAATACAACAGGAAATTCAAGTCCTTTGGATCTATGAATGGACATCAAAGATATCGCACTGCGGTTATGATTATGCTTCTGAAGCTGCTGCACGGCAGCATGCTTGTCCGTAATATCATCAATGTAGGCCAGAAAAGCTTCGATGGTATCATATGTGCTCGCCGCAGACTCGAACTCATCAAGCACTTCCTTTAGACCTTCCTTATGCTCCGTCATTTCATGACGCTTGCTCGTTTCAAGAAATTGGTCATAAAAGGATTGGCGAAGCTGCATAATAGCTTCAGCAGGCTTTAATTCGGCCAGCGCTTTAATAAGCTTGATGCGTTCTTTGATTTTGTCTTTCTGAAATTCTTTGATCTGCGGAAATTCAAGCAGATGTATGAGCGGCCATTTCTTAGCACGCTGCTTATCTTGGTTCCATATGAATGCCATAGCCTGTTCCCGATTGACATAAAGCGAGGGCAGCAAAATTTCCATCGCATCGAAATTGCGGCGATCCATTGCAAGCCTCAGATGGGCAACTAGCGGCTTTATTGCCCACTGGTCATAAAAGAGCTGGCCGTCGCCGAAGTCGATAAATGGAAGCTCTTTTGTAAGAAGCAGCTCGACGAGTGCCCTGCTGCTGCTCGCAGTACGGAATAAAACAGCAAAATCGCCAAAGGAGCGATTGCCTTGAGCAATTTGCATGCTAATCGTGTCCGTAATGAGCTTTGCCTCGTCTTGCGTCGTCTTGAGCCGTGCATAGGAGGGGCTAACTCCTTTGGGCTTGACAGCAAAGAGCGATTTCTCTTTGCGGAGCTTATTATATTGAATGATAGCATTGCCAAGTCCGACGATCGTGCTCGTTGAGCGGTAGTTAATATCCAGTACATAAGTTGCGGCACCTGGATATTGATGCTCGAAGTTCAATATATAATCGTTTTTTGCACCGTTGAAGGAATAGATCGTCTGATCGTCATCGCCGACGACCATAAGATTGCGATGCTTGTCGGCAAGCATTTGGACGAGCACGTATTGCACCTGATTCGTATCTTGGAATTCATCGATCATGATGTACTGAAAGCGCTGCTGAAGGGTAGCAAGCAGCGCCTTGTCGTCCCTCAGAAGCTTGTACGCTTCAAGCAGCAGATCATCGTAATCGAATTTATCCATCTCTTTCTTCCACTGCTCATAACGGGTGAAAAGCAGCTTTAGCTCTCTTTCCTCCGTTGTAGAAGCGGGAAGGTCTTCGATGTTGATCATCTGCAGCTTAATGGCGGAGAGCTGTGCAAGAATGGTTTCGGGCTCATATTCGTTTTGCAGCAAAAGCTCCCGCATCAGACGTTTGAAAAAAATATGCTTTTGTCCGGTTTCACCCAAAATGCCTTGGCGATAGCCGCGCCCTCGCAGCAGTTGAAGGCAGAAGGAATGAAAGGTACGAGCCTCTACGCCGCTTGCTGCTTGCGGATTAAGCACAGGAAGAGCGCGAATTCGGCTTCGCATTTCATCGGCTGCTTTTTTGGAAAAAGTCATTAATAAAATATGCTGCGGCAAGGCGCCTTGCACAGCAAGCAGATAAGCTGTTCGGCATACGAGTACCGACGTCTTGCCCGATCCTGCTCCTGCCAGCGTTAGCGCTGCTCCTTTGTTATGGCGAACTGCGGCAATTTGAGGCCTATTGAGCGATATGCCGAATTGCTCTAAAGATCGGAAGAAGCCGGCATCCTTCTGGCTTGGATCAACAAGCTGAAGGCTCGTTTCGGCTTCTGCTTGCTCGGCAAAAGGAACCTGACTGTTCCGAATGCCTATGGGAAATGTATAATAGACATGACTCACTACTTCATCACCTTTAAGAATAATATTCACTTATTATAACAGAACATTAAAAGAATGAGGGATGACATCATGATTGAACAAGCTGTGAAAGAAGACTTAAAAGAAGTAATGCCGCTGCTGCTATCTGCGATCGGCCATATTGCCTACACATTGGCAGGAACTGAGGATGATTCTGAAGTAGAGCGCATCCTTGGCGATTTTTATGTTCGCGAGGACAATCGGATTAGCTATAAGCATGTACTTGTCGATAGGAGAGAAGATGGCATTGCAGGAATGCTTCTTAGCTATTCAGGCGATGGAGCTGCAGAGCTGGATGTGCCATTTGTTACACGTCCTGGGCGAGATGAAGGTGTGCGTGCGGATGAAACGATTGCCGTTGAGGCACAAGAAGGTGACTTTTACTTGGATTCCATCGCAGTCGCCGCACGTTATCAGGGGCAGGGCATAGCTAAGGCGCTAATTAGCGCTTTTGAACAGAAGGGTGAAGAGGCTGGATGCAGCAGGCTGTCGCTGATTGTAGAGCCAGAAAATACGAGAGCTTATGCGATTTACAAAAAGCTTGGTTTTACTGAGGATGGTACGATTTTAGTGAGCGGAAGTCCTTATATCCGAATGGTGAAAATGAAGTAATTGTTCAATAAGTTAATTATGGAATAAAAAGGGTTTGTGCGGTAAGATGAGAGAGTTATATGTAATTTATAATAGACTTTCATCGTAACCGGGGGCGTTTTATTTATGGCTATGGCAAGCTTCAAATCGAAATTAGCTTACAGCTCGGGAAATTTATCAGTCAACTTAATTGCACAGGCCTTCGCATCCTACATCGTTTTTTATTATGTGGATGTGCTTGGAGTAAAACCGACTTTAATCAGTCTGGCCATGGTGATTCACGGCATCGTCAATGCGGTGCTAAACCCGTTGTTCGGACACATTTCCGACCGTACGAGCTCCCGTTTTGGCAGGCGCATTCCGTACATGCTGTTTGGCATGGTACCGCTGGTGGCCTTGTTTACTGCGATTTGGTTTCCAGTTGGCACCGGATCAGCGCTGTTCTGGTACTTCTTAACGATCGTGCTCCTCTATGACATTATGTTCGTTATGGTTGTATTGAACTATTCTGCACTT from Paenibacillus sp. FSL K6-3182 carries:
- the sigJ gene encoding RNA polymerase sigma factor SigJ; its protein translation is MKELYLQYKALLFKIAYQLTGSAADAEDIVQDVFVKAYDIDPESIAEPKAYLCKMATNRSLDLLKSARKQRERYVGPWLPEPIITEETDALDAVIHHDLLSYAMLVLLERLTPSERAVFVLREALGFDYSDIAKLIEKSEVNCRKLLSRARDKMGISEAEPVHAQPAGEEWVRRFVLELAEGNVKEVLSLLAEEVVLLSDGGGKVSAAIHPIKTRENVSRFLFGLVQKGPLADGSVKAELRILNGQTGLVLRSDKGIEGVTLFHVVQGGALHLYIVRNPDKLKLLKLYTGGSS
- a CDS encoding 2,4'-dihydroxyacetophenone dioxygenase family protein — its product is MKLIDETVVKLAEAFQLPERIFKIDDLPWVPFDKNHTCYFKPLRFDLSTGTWIYLFKIKSNQVLGKHRHTGGSVIGYNIQGKWRYEGRDWAATPGTFIYEPPGDIHTLTTEDEEVLTLFILGGALQYFDDNDEITGQDDIFTVLQKYKDFCAQNNIQENHELIY
- a CDS encoding GNAT family protein, which produces MTQHAKHIIEGNSVLLRPAKESDIEAYLTFLQDTEMNLLTGSQKAFTREEIEAWIRKISVINEDRFDSMIILKETGELLGEVVLNDMDTINRSANIRIGIQGTQHRGKGYGTEALLLMLRYGFQKLNLHRIHLGVYAFNPRAIHVYEKIGFHREGVERDALFMDGKFHDLITMSILEDEFDALYGA
- a CDS encoding HD domain-containing phosphohydrolase encodes the protein MNEHLVHYLKLADAVIITDIEHHILAVNPSYEKVTGYSSQDIAGKKAGILRTSYTPKETHDQMKQALKQGLPWSGVLTNRRRDSSIWHSSITITPLQIEGVTYYIGIFRELEKLKSGFYLPEERIGSIQSSMLKVLAISCEIRDPGIEQHLVRVRDLTERLTHFHNERMQLCWTEEAVNRISHASILHDIGKSGIPEGILYKPGPLAYYERNIVEMHTQIGVDIIDKIYAELTDDLFKLELEMGKNIILYHHEKWDGTGYPHQLVGENIPIEARIVSVVDVYDALTSTRPYKEKWSEERALEYISEQRGLHFDPELVDSFLALHSNEM
- a CDS encoding UvrD-helicase domain-containing protein, which produces MSHVYYTFPIGIRNSQVPFAEQAEAETSLQLVDPSQKDAGFFRSLEQFGISLNRPQIAAVRHNKGAALTLAGAGSGKTSVLVCRTAYLLAVQGALPQHILLMTFSKKAADEMRSRIRALPVLNPQAASGVEARTFHSFCLQLLRGRGYRQGILGETGQKHIFFKRLMRELLLQNEYEPETILAQLSAIKLQMINIEDLPASTTEERELKLLFTRYEQWKKEMDKFDYDDLLLEAYKLLRDDKALLATLQQRFQYIMIDEFQDTNQVQYVLVQMLADKHRNLMVVGDDDQTIYSFNGAKNDYILNFEHQYPGAATYVLDINYRSTSTIVGLGNAIIQYNKLRKEKSLFAVKPKGVSPSYARLKTTQDEAKLITDTISMQIAQGNRSFGDFAVLFRTASSSRALVELLLTKELPFIDFGDGQLFYDQWAIKPLVAHLRLAMDRRNFDAMEILLPSLYVNREQAMAFIWNQDKQRAKKWPLIHLLEFPQIKEFQKDKIKERIKLIKALAELKPAEAIMQLRQSFYDQFLETSKRHEMTEHKEGLKEVLDEFESAASTYDTIEAFLAYIDDITDKHAAVQQLQKHNHNRSAISLMSIHRSKGLEFPVVFVIGASEGILPHSSALAADKHSDRSSIQTGDNALAEALEEERRLAYVAVTRAQEELYISSPALYRGKPAELSRFIRSAFMSGEEEDGDTESALAWLCTSDSCEVWQRIITYEDSQSETRACPLCQSPMEQGTKILPKKKK
- a CDS encoding GNAT family N-acetyltransferase, with protein sequence MIEQAVKEDLKEVMPLLLSAIGHIAYTLAGTEDDSEVERILGDFYVREDNRISYKHVLVDRREDGIAGMLLSYSGDGAAELDVPFVTRPGRDEGVRADETIAVEAQEGDFYLDSIAVAARYQGQGIAKALISAFEQKGEEAGCSRLSLIVEPENTRAYAIYKKLGFTEDGTILVSGSPYIRMVKMK